Proteins from a genomic interval of Vreelandella profundi:
- a CDS encoding lysophospholipid acyltransferase family protein, whose amino-acid sequence MINVVRSLIFYAGYFLAMLMIGVLFLPIAPFLPLSGRYRLLNLYNYFLMVWFRIACGVSYDIQGRENLPSGPCVIQANHQCEWETVFLQVMKPPVCTVLKRELLRLPIFGWALRLLRPISLDRSKPARAMKQVLTQGVERLGTGLSVLIFPEGTRVDPGQRKRYNKSGSVVACRAGVPVLPVAHNAGERWPGRHWVKRPGVLRVRIGKPIETAGRMPDEVLAEVEVWIEAQLQEISEVPRPTTR is encoded by the coding sequence TTGATAAACGTGGTTCGCAGCCTGATCTTTTATGCTGGCTATTTTTTAGCCATGCTGATGATTGGCGTACTCTTTTTGCCGATCGCTCCATTTCTGCCGCTGTCGGGCCGCTATCGCTTACTGAATTTGTATAACTACTTCTTAATGGTGTGGTTTCGAATCGCCTGTGGAGTGAGCTACGACATTCAAGGGCGGGAAAATCTGCCTAGCGGCCCCTGTGTGATTCAAGCCAATCACCAGTGCGAGTGGGAAACCGTGTTTCTACAGGTGATGAAGCCGCCGGTATGTACCGTGCTGAAGCGCGAATTACTGCGCCTGCCTATTTTTGGCTGGGCGCTACGACTATTGCGCCCCATCAGTTTGGATCGCTCTAAACCCGCGCGAGCGATGAAGCAGGTGCTGACTCAAGGCGTTGAGCGGCTGGGCACCGGGCTGTCGGTACTTATTTTTCCGGAAGGCACGCGGGTTGATCCTGGCCAGCGCAAGCGTTACAACAAAAGTGGCAGCGTAGTGGCCTGCCGTGCCGGCGTGCCGGTGTTGCCCGTTGCTCATAACGCAGGAGAGCGTTGGCCCGGGCGCCATTGGGTTAAGCGTCCAGGCGTGCTGCGTGTGCGCATTGGCAAGCCCATTGAAACAGCGGGGCGTATGCCCGATGAAGTGCTCGCAGAAGTGGAAGTATGGATCGAGGCACAGCTACAGGAAATTTCTGAGGTGCCACGACCTACCACTCGATGA
- the fabB gene encoding beta-ketoacyl-ACP synthase I: MRRVVVTGLGIVSCLGNDQRQVLDALKNGRSGIRFKEEYAERGFRSHVAGSVDIDLDALIDRKLRRFMGDAAAYAYVSMAQAIEDAGLSDEQVSNERTGLIAGSGGASSANQVEAADVLREKGLRRVGPYRVTRTMGSTVSACLATPFKIKGVNFSISSACATSAHCIGSAMEQIQLNKQDVVFAGGGEEEHWTLSCLFDAMGALSTHYNDTPDKASRPYDKARDGFVIAGGGGMLVLEELEHAKARGAKIYGELVGYGATSDGYDMVAPSGEGAMRCMHQAMATVDGTIDYINTHGTSTPVGDVAELKAIRMVFGNTTPAMSSTKSLTGHSLGATGVQEAIYSLLMMQHNFVAASANIEDFDEQADGFDIVTERRDGVTIERALSNSFGFGGTNACLVFQRYNDER, translated from the coding sequence ATGCGACGAGTGGTAGTCACCGGCCTCGGCATTGTATCTTGCCTTGGCAATGACCAACGACAGGTCCTGGACGCGCTCAAAAATGGGCGTAGCGGTATTCGTTTTAAGGAAGAGTATGCTGAGCGTGGCTTCCGTAGCCATGTCGCGGGCAGCGTCGATATTGATCTTGATGCGCTGATCGACCGTAAGCTGCGGCGATTTATGGGCGATGCCGCGGCGTACGCGTACGTTTCCATGGCGCAAGCTATCGAAGACGCCGGTCTCAGCGACGAACAGGTATCCAATGAGCGTACTGGTCTTATTGCAGGCTCTGGTGGTGCTTCAAGCGCCAACCAAGTCGAAGCAGCCGACGTGCTGCGCGAGAAAGGCCTGCGCCGCGTTGGTCCTTATCGAGTCACCCGCACAATGGGTAGCACCGTTTCTGCGTGCTTAGCGACGCCGTTCAAAATCAAAGGCGTGAATTTCTCTATCTCCTCTGCCTGTGCGACGTCTGCACACTGTATTGGCAGTGCAATGGAGCAAATTCAGCTCAACAAGCAGGACGTAGTGTTTGCCGGCGGCGGTGAAGAAGAGCACTGGACACTCTCCTGTCTCTTTGATGCCATGGGCGCCCTCTCGACCCACTACAACGACACGCCTGACAAGGCATCGCGCCCCTACGATAAAGCGCGCGATGGTTTTGTCATTGCAGGCGGCGGCGGTATGCTGGTGCTGGAAGAGTTGGAGCACGCTAAAGCGCGCGGTGCCAAGATCTATGGCGAATTAGTCGGCTACGGCGCCACTTCCGACGGTTACGATATGGTCGCGCCGTCTGGCGAAGGCGCCATGCGCTGTATGCATCAGGCAATGGCCACGGTTGACGGTACGATTGACTATATCAATACCCACGGCACGTCGACGCCGGTAGGTGACGTTGCGGAGCTGAAAGCCATACGTATGGTGTTTGGCAACACAACGCCTGCGATGAGCTCAACTAAATCGCTCACCGGCCATTCGTTAGGGGCTACCGGCGTACAAGAAGCTATCTACTCGCTACTGATGATGCAGCACAACTTCGTGGCAGCATCAGCCAATATCGAGGACTTTGATGAGCAGGCTGATGGCTTTGATATTGTCACCGAGCGGCGAGATGGCGTGACCATCGAGCGCGCGTTGTCTAATAGCTTTGGCTTTGGCGGCACCAATGCGTGCCTGGTCTTCCAACGCTATAATGATGAACGTTAG
- the fabA gene encoding 3-hydroxyacyl-[acyl-carrier-protein] dehydratase FabA — translation MTKQHSFNREELLACSRGELFGPGNAQLPAPNMLMLDRIKHIHEEGGAHGKGELIAELDIASDLWFFDCHFPGDPVMPGCLGLDAMWQLVGFYLGWLGHPGRGRALGCGEVKFSGQILPEAKKVTYSINIKRIITRRLILGIADGTVTVDGRDIYQANDLRVGLFTSTANF, via the coding sequence GTGACCAAGCAACATTCCTTTAATCGCGAAGAACTGCTGGCCTGCTCGCGTGGCGAGCTCTTTGGCCCTGGAAATGCACAGCTTCCAGCTCCTAACATGCTGATGCTTGATCGCATCAAGCACATTCACGAAGAAGGCGGTGCGCATGGCAAGGGCGAACTGATCGCTGAGCTGGATATCGCCTCTGACCTGTGGTTTTTTGACTGCCACTTCCCCGGTGATCCTGTCATGCCTGGCTGTTTAGGCCTTGATGCCATGTGGCAGCTGGTGGGCTTCTATTTGGGCTGGCTAGGTCATCCCGGTCGCGGTCGCGCGCTAGGCTGTGGTGAGGTCAAGTTCAGCGGCCAGATCCTGCCTGAGGCTAAAAAAGTGACCTATAGTATTAATATTAAGCGTATTATTACCCGTCGCCTCATTTTGGGTATCGCCGACGGAACGGTAACCGTCGACGGACGCGACATCTATCAGGCTAATGATCTGCGCGTTGGCCTATTCACCTCCACTGCGAATTTCTGA
- a CDS encoding DUF2878 domain-containing protein, with amino-acid sequence MAARRWQALLFNALRFEAGWLLCVLGGSWVAAVAGGGLLTWHLWRCRQPGEWQFIAVFTLLGLVIDGSLRLLGGFDFHSQALVLGLVPLWLWMLWPLFATLVYHSLAWLWRLPWLAALCGAVSAPLSYYGGALLAGVSLAPWLLPVHALVWATLCYGISRYITTRQSSF; translated from the coding sequence ATGGCAGCTCGCCGATGGCAAGCATTGCTGTTTAACGCCCTGCGCTTTGAGGCGGGCTGGCTGCTCTGCGTGCTAGGTGGCTCATGGGTCGCAGCGGTTGCAGGAGGCGGATTATTAACGTGGCACCTGTGGCGCTGCAGGCAGCCAGGAGAATGGCAGTTTATCGCAGTGTTTACGCTGCTCGGGCTGGTCATTGATGGCAGCTTACGCTTACTAGGCGGCTTTGATTTTCATAGCCAAGCGCTAGTGCTTGGCCTAGTACCGCTTTGGCTGTGGATGCTATGGCCACTGTTTGCCACGCTGGTTTATCACTCGCTTGCCTGGCTATGGCGCCTTCCGTGGCTGGCTGCACTGTGCGGCGCCGTCAGCGCACCGCTGTCTTATTACGGCGGCGCACTGTTGGCAGGCGTGAGTCTAGCCCCCTGGCTTCTTCCCGTTCATGCGCTCGTATGGGCAACGCTGTGCTATGGCATTAGCCGGTATATTACTACCCGGCAAAGTAGCTTCTAA
- a CDS encoding SAM-dependent methyltransferase codes for MTTLNSTPPDVQPVIQDRFTRWLKPRLMAQLNTFRGGRITLIEGDQCHHLGQEGALQVTVVIRHSRAWKRLAFGGTVGAAESYMDGDWDADDLVALVRLFAANLEQVNGKMENGSARFARWLLGAAYRFQRNSLSGSKRNIAAHYDIGNDLFSTFLDRLHWMYSSAVFPHPEASLEEASTYKLDLMLEKLDVQPEHHLLEIGTGWGGLAIHAAKTRGCRVTTTTISDEQHAHTQRRIQEEGLADRITLLKQDYRELTGRYDRLISVEMIEAVGHQYLDTYLNKLDSLLTDDGQAMLQAITIRDQRFEDAKRDMDFIKRYIFPGGFLPSHHAMLSSVMRKTSFNVLALDEIGPHYARTLREWRHRFEASLEQVRKLGYDERFIRMWRYYLCYCEGGFIERSIGTCHLLLAKPGAKPTPLTGAL; via the coding sequence ATGACCACCCTGAATTCCACACCACCTGATGTTCAGCCGGTGATCCAGGACCGCTTTACTCGCTGGTTAAAACCACGGTTGATGGCTCAACTGAATACTTTTCGCGGCGGCCGCATCACGCTGATTGAAGGTGACCAGTGCCACCACCTGGGCCAGGAAGGCGCATTGCAGGTCACCGTGGTCATTCGCCACTCCAGGGCCTGGAAGCGGCTTGCTTTCGGGGGCACCGTTGGCGCTGCCGAGTCGTATATGGACGGCGACTGGGACGCCGATGATCTGGTCGCTCTGGTACGCCTGTTTGCTGCCAACCTTGAGCAGGTGAATGGCAAAATGGAAAACGGCAGCGCCCGATTCGCCCGCTGGCTGCTGGGCGCGGCCTATCGTTTTCAGCGTAACAGCCTCAGCGGCTCTAAACGCAACATCGCCGCTCACTACGACATTGGTAACGATCTATTTTCGACTTTTTTAGATCGTCTTCACTGGATGTATTCAAGCGCAGTTTTCCCTCATCCAGAAGCCAGCCTGGAAGAAGCCTCGACCTATAAGCTTGATTTGATGCTTGAAAAGCTCGACGTACAGCCAGAGCATCATCTGTTAGAAATTGGCACGGGCTGGGGAGGCTTGGCGATTCACGCAGCAAAAACCCGCGGCTGCCGTGTCACGACGACGACTATTTCGGATGAACAGCACGCTCACACCCAGCGCCGCATTCAGGAAGAGGGCTTGGCCGACAGAATCACCCTGCTAAAGCAGGATTATCGTGAATTAACCGGCCGCTATGACCGGCTCATTTCGGTGGAGATGATCGAGGCAGTGGGTCATCAGTATCTCGACACCTACCTCAACAAGCTGGATAGCCTGCTGACCGACGATGGTCAGGCCATGCTGCAGGCCATTACTATTCGTGATCAGCGTTTTGAAGATGCAAAACGCGACATGGATTTTATCAAGCGCTATATCTTCCCCGGCGGGTTTCTACCTTCGCACCATGCCATGCTAAGCAGCGTTATGCGCAAAACGTCGTTTAACGTGTTGGCATTAGACGAAATCGGCCCGCACTATGCGCGCACGCTGCGCGAATGGCGCCACCGTTTTGAAGCCAGCCTTGAGCAAGTGCGCAAGCTAGGCTATGACGAGCGCTTTATCCGCATGTGGCGCTATTATCTGTGCTACTGCGAGGGCGGCTTTATTGAACGCTCTATTGGTACCTGCCACCTGCTGCTTGCTAAACCAGGGGCTAAACCGACGCCTTTAACAGGAGCGCTGTAA
- a CDS encoding DUF1365 domain-containing protein, which yields MIETPRSRIYRGTLRHRRFMPKSHAFSYQVWMAWLDLDELPELFDKVPGFSARRPALARFRREDYLGPVDRPLKTAVREELVRQLGSAPSGRICILTQLRTLGCMFNPISVYYAFDQQGRLAAVLSEVTNTPWRERTRYASAVDPLRHSHHAHFDKDLHVSPFNPMDMTYRWKFNTPEDMLFLHMENWQNEQRHFDATLMLTAAPATRPVLLKTLLRQPWMSLKTISGIHFEALRVWLKGVPIHNHPKRKESSK from the coding sequence ATGATCGAGACACCCCGCTCGCGCATTTATCGCGGCACTCTGCGCCACCGCCGTTTTATGCCTAAGTCGCACGCCTTCAGCTATCAGGTGTGGATGGCGTGGCTGGACCTTGATGAGCTGCCAGAACTGTTCGATAAGGTGCCGGGATTTAGCGCCCGACGGCCGGCACTGGCGCGTTTTCGCCGCGAAGACTATCTCGGCCCGGTAGATCGCCCGCTTAAAACGGCCGTACGCGAAGAGCTCGTTCGCCAACTGGGTAGCGCGCCAAGTGGCCGAATCTGCATATTGACCCAGCTGCGCACGTTAGGCTGCATGTTTAACCCTATTTCAGTCTATTACGCCTTTGATCAGCAGGGGCGACTGGCAGCAGTGTTAAGCGAAGTGACTAACACCCCTTGGCGTGAACGGACTCGCTACGCTAGCGCCGTGGATCCTTTACGGCATAGCCATCATGCGCATTTTGATAAAGATCTTCATGTATCGCCTTTCAATCCTATGGACATGACCTACCGCTGGAAATTTAATACCCCGGAAGACATGCTTTTTTTACATATGGAAAACTGGCAAAACGAGCAGCGCCATTTTGACGCCACGCTGATGCTCACGGCCGCCCCGGCGACCCGCCCCGTGCTACTTAAAACACTGCTTCGCCAGCCATGGATGAGCTTAAAAACGATCTCAGGCATCCATTTTGAAGCGCTGCGCGTATGGTTAAAGGGTGTCCCCATTCATAACCACCCTAAGCGCAAGGAGAGCTCAAAATGA
- a CDS encoding NAD(P)/FAD-dependent oxidoreductase — MSLTAAHETVASQRIAIVGSGISGMAAGWYLSAQHDVTLFEADSRLGGHTATMDVDVEGRSYAIDTGFIVFNDWTYPHFQRLLATLGVAAQATEMSFSVHETARDFEYNGHTLTSLFAQRRNLFNPSFYRLLSDIMRFNKQATKALDSQQLPDHMTLGEYLDQHHYSLDFQRHYLLPMGAAIWSASISDLRAFPLAFFVRFFRNHGLLSVSHRPQWYTLIGGSKSYIPSLTAPYASRIHLNTPVTRITRENAGVTITTASGSQHFDQVVLACHADQALAMLGDASDAERDVLGAMPYQTNEVVLHTDTALLPRRKRAWASWNYRLDKRDSDERVSVTYDMNILQRIESDTTFCVTLNDSASIDPSKVLGRYRYAHPQFTLEGQAAQARHAEISSTAQRTHFCGAYWRNGFHEDGVWSALRVAQALGCDESAPTPDEPSALPAHELVTPPGAEGLG, encoded by the coding sequence ATGAGTTTGACGGCAGCCCATGAAACAGTGGCCTCGCAACGCATTGCGATTGTCGGTAGCGGCATTAGCGGCATGGCCGCTGGCTGGTATCTGTCCGCCCAGCATGACGTTACGCTGTTTGAGGCCGACTCGCGCCTGGGTGGCCATACCGCCACCATGGACGTGGACGTTGAGGGTCGCTCATACGCTATCGACACCGGCTTTATTGTATTCAACGACTGGACCTACCCGCACTTTCAGCGTTTGCTGGCGACGCTGGGCGTTGCCGCTCAGGCGACAGAGATGAGCTTTTCGGTGCACGAAACGGCGCGCGACTTTGAGTACAACGGGCACACCTTAACGTCGCTATTTGCCCAGCGGCGTAATCTGTTCAATCCGTCTTTCTATCGCCTGCTAAGCGACATCATGCGCTTTAATAAACAGGCGACCAAAGCGCTAGACAGTCAGCAGCTTCCCGATCACATGACGCTGGGCGAGTATCTAGACCAACATCATTACAGCCTCGATTTCCAGCGCCACTATTTGCTGCCCATGGGGGCCGCCATTTGGTCGGCGAGCATTAGCGATTTGCGCGCCTTCCCGCTGGCTTTTTTTGTGCGCTTTTTTCGCAATCACGGACTGCTGTCGGTCAGTCATCGACCGCAGTGGTACACCCTGATCGGGGGTTCAAAAAGCTACATTCCCAGCTTGACGGCGCCCTACGCGTCACGCATTCATCTCAACACGCCGGTCACACGTATTACCCGCGAAAACGCGGGGGTCACGATTACCACCGCGTCCGGTTCTCAGCACTTTGATCAGGTAGTGCTGGCCTGCCATGCCGACCAGGCACTGGCGATGCTGGGCGACGCGAGTGACGCCGAGCGCGACGTGCTCGGCGCCATGCCGTATCAAACTAACGAGGTGGTACTGCATACCGATACCGCCCTTCTACCGCGCCGTAAGCGCGCCTGGGCGAGCTGGAATTACCGCCTGGATAAGCGCGATAGCGACGAGCGTGTCTCCGTTACCTACGACATGAATATTCTTCAGCGCATAGAAAGCGATACCACATTTTGCGTCACCTTGAACGACAGCGCCAGCATTGACCCCAGCAAAGTGCTGGGGCGCTATCGCTACGCGCATCCACAGTTCACCCTGGAGGGTCAGGCCGCCCAGGCTCGCCACGCAGAGATATCGTCCACGGCTCAGCGCACTCACTTTTGCGGTGCCTATTGGCGTAACGGCTTTCATGAAGACGGCGTATGGAGTGCACTGCGAGTTGCTCAGGCGCTGGGGTGTGATGAGTCGGCTCCGACACCCGATGAGCCCTCCGCGCTGCCTGCCCATGAGCTGGTGACGCCGCCAGGTGCTGAGGGGCTGGGATGA
- a CDS encoding SDR family NAD(P)-dependent oxidoreductase: MSTWKTPQRIWLTGATSGIGEALARKFVAQGHHVVLSARNVEALEALCEGHPNASYLALDVSDRQAVLDAGETIRERLGALDLALFNAGTCEYLNAQQFDMDLVERVFKPNLFGTLYGVEAALPLLRAARKEGLPARLAATSSASAYLPLPRAEAYGASKAAVSYFLESLRLDLDQEGIDVSVIHPGFVKTPLTERNDFPMPMQVTAEQAADAIIAGLVKGRLDIHFPRRFTYLVKFLGILPTAVRRQIGLRMTRAQKESS; this comes from the coding sequence ATGAGCACATGGAAAACGCCCCAACGCATTTGGTTAACCGGCGCGACATCCGGCATTGGTGAGGCGCTGGCACGCAAATTCGTTGCCCAAGGCCATCATGTGGTGCTCAGCGCACGTAACGTTGAAGCGCTGGAGGCGCTTTGCGAGGGTCATCCTAACGCCTCTTATCTGGCGCTGGACGTTAGCGATCGTCAGGCGGTGCTCGATGCTGGTGAGACCATTCGCGAGCGCTTAGGCGCGCTGGATCTGGCGCTGTTTAACGCTGGCACCTGCGAATACCTTAATGCTCAGCAGTTCGACATGGATTTAGTCGAGCGGGTATTCAAGCCGAATTTATTCGGTACGCTGTACGGCGTTGAAGCCGCGCTGCCGCTGCTTCGTGCTGCACGCAAAGAAGGCCTCCCCGCGCGACTAGCGGCAACGTCTAGTGCCTCCGCCTATCTTCCGCTGCCCCGTGCGGAAGCTTACGGGGCATCTAAAGCTGCCGTGAGCTACTTTCTGGAATCGCTGCGCCTAGATCTTGACCAGGAAGGCATTGATGTCAGCGTGATCCACCCCGGTTTTGTGAAGACACCGCTGACCGAACGCAATGACTTTCCCATGCCAATGCAGGTAACCGCGGAACAAGCGGCCGATGCCATCATTGCAGGGCTAGTGAAAGGCCGCCTGGACATTCATTTTCCGCGCCGCTTCACGTATCTCGTCAAGTTTCTGGGCATTTTGCCCACCGCCGTACGCCGCCAAATTGGCCTGCGCATGACCCGCGCTCAGAAGGAATCGTCATGA
- a CDS encoding nuclear transport factor 2 family protein: MADSAALTAFCNFFNKLDNTCTEKLYEVYTDNIVFNDPLHHIEGRDALERYFATMYENVERCQFTYHVQQCQGDQGFVTWTMAFVHPKLAGGRTIEIDGCSALTFAEDGRVSKHRDYFDAGAMLYEHLPLMGSIIRWLKKRLN; the protein is encoded by the coding sequence ATGGCTGATTCTGCGGCGCTGACAGCATTTTGTAACTTCTTCAACAAGCTAGACAACACCTGTACAGAAAAACTATACGAGGTATATACTGACAACATTGTTTTCAACGATCCGCTGCATCACATTGAAGGTCGCGACGCCTTAGAGCGCTATTTTGCCACCATGTATGAAAACGTTGAGCGCTGCCAATTCACCTATCACGTTCAACAATGTCAGGGCGATCAAGGTTTTGTGACTTGGACCATGGCGTTTGTGCATCCAAAGCTAGCGGGCGGCCGTACGATAGAAATAGACGGATGCAGCGCATTAACGTTTGCTGAAGATGGCCGCGTTTCTAAACATCGCGATTACTTTGATGCTGGCGCCATGCTTTATGAGCATTTACCGCTGATGGGCAGCATCATTCGCTGGTTAAAAAAACGCCTTAACTAA
- the phrB gene encoding deoxyribodipyrimidine photo-lyase: MKRQLIWLRSDLRIDDNSALAAAAAKGPVIAVFLRSIPQWQDHGHGANKLDFWARGVAALKTALNGLNIPLLHRDIERYDQAPAVLLEIAREHDVEQLHFNHQYALNERRRDQAVQDAFKQAGIAAHGYHDGVAFAPGSLLTGKGSYYGVFTPFSNAWHKNITADKLALRDTPSVQAKLAINSDPLPSLPELNETPVDGRLWPAGENAAADNLARFLRFRGRHYKAQRDLPKVRGTSELSPYLALGMISHRQCLQAVMAENSGHLGDGDLGLTTWINELIWREFYQHVAVGFPQVCRYQPFQEHTKQLAWRDDDEGFQAWCEGRTGYPLVDAAMRQLVNTGWMHNRLRMVTAMFLSKHLLIDWRRGEAFFMRHLVDGEFCANNGGWQWAASTGTDAAPYFRIFNPTTQSTRFDADGEFIAHWLPELAELPAKVRHAPRQDLLTDVDYPAPIVDHKAARLRALDAFKALSK; this comes from the coding sequence ATGAAACGACAGTTGATTTGGCTGCGCAGCGATCTGCGCATTGATGACAACAGCGCCCTCGCCGCCGCTGCGGCTAAAGGCCCTGTAATAGCGGTTTTTTTGCGCAGCATTCCTCAGTGGCAAGACCACGGCCACGGTGCCAATAAGCTGGATTTTTGGGCGCGCGGCGTAGCAGCGCTGAAAACGGCGCTCAATGGCTTAAATATTCCGCTGCTTCATCGCGACATTGAGCGCTATGATCAGGCGCCAGCGGTATTGCTTGAAATCGCGCGTGAGCACGATGTAGAACAGCTGCACTTTAATCATCAATACGCGCTCAACGAACGGCGCCGAGACCAGGCCGTACAGGATGCCTTTAAGCAGGCCGGCATTGCGGCACATGGCTATCACGATGGCGTGGCATTCGCACCTGGCAGCCTGCTAACAGGTAAAGGCAGCTACTATGGCGTCTTTACACCGTTCTCCAACGCGTGGCATAAGAACATCACCGCCGATAAGCTTGCGCTGCGCGATACGCCAAGCGTACAGGCCAAACTGGCGATTAACAGCGATCCGCTGCCCTCACTGCCCGAACTTAACGAGACGCCGGTCGATGGGCGCCTTTGGCCGGCAGGAGAAAACGCTGCGGCCGATAACTTGGCGCGTTTTTTGCGCTTTCGTGGGCGCCATTATAAGGCCCAGCGTGACTTGCCTAAGGTGCGCGGCACCAGCGAACTTTCCCCTTACTTAGCGCTCGGCATGATCTCTCATCGCCAGTGTTTACAAGCGGTAATGGCCGAAAATAGCGGTCATTTAGGCGATGGCGACCTGGGCTTAACCACCTGGATCAATGAGCTGATCTGGCGCGAATTCTATCAGCACGTTGCGGTGGGTTTCCCCCAGGTCTGTCGCTACCAACCCTTTCAGGAACACACCAAACAGCTGGCCTGGCGTGATGACGACGAAGGCTTTCAGGCCTGGTGCGAGGGCCGCACCGGCTATCCTCTCGTCGATGCGGCCATGCGCCAGCTCGTCAACACAGGCTGGATGCATAATCGCCTGCGTATGGTCACGGCGATGTTTTTGAGCAAGCATCTTTTGATTGATTGGCGGCGCGGCGAAGCCTTCTTTATGCGCCACTTAGTCGATGGTGAATTCTGCGCCAACAACGGCGGCTGGCAGTGGGCAGCGTCAACGGGCACGGACGCCGCGCCCTATTTTCGTATTTTTAACCCCACGACCCAGTCGACCCGCTTTGATGCAGACGGTGAGTTTATTGCTCATTGGCTGCCCGAACTGGCTGAGCTGCCGGCAAAGGTGCGCCATGCGCCCCGCCAGGATCTACTCACCGATGTGGACTACCCTGCCCCGATTGTCGATCACAAGGCGGCTCGCCTGCGCGCCTTAGATGCCTTTAAAGCGCTCAGTAAATAG
- a CDS encoding MerR family transcriptional regulator codes for MSFKATHPPDTPLYPIREVSRLTGVNSVTLRAWERRYGLIRPQRTPKGHRLYAQDDITRIERILQWLNRGVPVSQVVDLLDQPETIEAPATDAGDWSSQRQQLQGIIEALDLAKLEAFYHQSLALYPLSIAIDELWQPVILTLEAKWAISSDLLVRRTLEAFLRSQVGIRLHYANQTTRGPLILLNAMPDDPGPLWVLMSALMASEQGYRVQMLDHSLPLDALPQAVARLHSSMVLLSSGQRESDSYIQHELPNAAKALNVPIGVCGEVARLRAEDLRDGPLHLLGDDLPQAIARLRPLLREAGVL; via the coding sequence ATGAGTTTCAAGGCGACCCACCCACCCGACACACCGCTTTACCCCATCCGGGAAGTGTCTCGTTTAACCGGTGTGAACTCAGTCACCCTACGCGCTTGGGAAAGACGCTATGGGCTTATTCGCCCACAGCGCACGCCGAAAGGCCACCGTCTCTATGCCCAGGACGATATCACCCGCATCGAACGTATTCTGCAGTGGTTAAATCGTGGTGTGCCGGTCAGTCAAGTCGTCGACTTGCTTGACCAGCCAGAAACAATTGAAGCCCCTGCGACAGATGCCGGTGACTGGTCCAGCCAGCGCCAGCAGCTGCAAGGCATTATAGAAGCGCTAGATCTTGCGAAATTAGAGGCGTTTTATCATCAAAGTCTGGCGCTCTACCCGCTAAGCATTGCGATCGACGAGCTGTGGCAACCGGTTATTTTAACGCTAGAAGCTAAATGGGCGATTAGCTCAGACCTGCTAGTGCGCCGCACCTTGGAAGCATTTTTACGCAGCCAGGTCGGCATTCGCTTGCACTATGCCAATCAAACCACTCGCGGGCCGCTGATTTTACTCAATGCGATGCCCGATGATCCGGGGCCTCTGTGGGTGCTGATGTCCGCATTAATGGCCAGCGAGCAGGGCTACCGCGTGCAAATGCTGGATCACTCATTGCCGCTAGACGCGCTACCCCAGGCCGTGGCTCGGCTGCACTCATCGATGGTGCTGCTTTCCAGTGGCCAGCGTGAAAGCGATAGCTACATCCAGCACGAGCTGCCTAACGCGGCTAAGGCGCTCAACGTACCTATTGGGGTGTGTGGCGAGGTTGCTCGCCTGCGTGCTGAAGATTTACGCGATGGGCCGCTACACCTGCTGGGTGATGATCTGCCCCAGGCGATTGCTCGCTTGCGCCCTCTGCTACGCGAGGCGGGCGTACTGTAA